One Brassica napus cultivar Da-Ae chromosome C4, Da-Ae, whole genome shotgun sequence genomic region harbors:
- the LOC106396927 gene encoding pectinesterase inhibitor 6 — protein sequence MNSYLIMFTLLSLLLLALSLNPSLASSRNYTDDTNASIVPRYSRYVKDACNVTRYKQLCLRTLWPFTIVAKNNSSKWARAGVAVTITDTKRILRLLLKTRNSSAVGKRERIALSDCRELYVDSLGNLYQSLSVLRKLDADQFQQQMSDLATWLSAALTDEDTCLDGFEETMSKSSTVRMIKRKATRCMHLCSNALALTNKLAYDGL from the coding sequence ATGAATTCTTATCTGATCATGTTTACTCtcctctctcttctccttctggCGCTTAGCTTAAATCCGTCCCTAGCCTCCAGCCGCAACTACACAGACGATACAAACGCCTCTATTGTACCGCGGTACAGCAGGTACGTTAAAGACGCGTGTAACGTAACCCGATACAAACAACTCTGCCTCCGAACGCTTTGGCCGTTTACAATCGTCGCTAAAAACAACTCGAGCAAGTGGGCCCGAGCTGGCGTCGCCGTGACCATCACCGACACCAAACGGATCCTGAGACTCTTGCTCAAAACGCGGAATTCTTCAGCGGTCGGGAAACGCGAGAGGATCGCGTTGTCGGATTGCCGGGAGCTGTACGTTGACTCCCTCGGCAATCTTTACCAGTCTCTCTCCGTTCTCCGGAAACTTGACGCCGACCAGTTTCAGCAGCAGATGAGCGATCTCGCCACGTGGCTAAGCGCTGCACTCACGGATGAGGACACGTGTCTCGACGGATTTGAGGAGACGATGAGTAAATCATCGACGGTCAGGATGATTAAGAGGAAAGCGACCAGGTGTATGCACTTGTGCAGCAATGCTCTGGCTCTCACCAACAAGCTTGCTTATGACGGCTTGTAA